A single genomic interval of Lathyrus oleraceus cultivar Zhongwan6 chromosome 7, CAAS_Psat_ZW6_1.0, whole genome shotgun sequence harbors:
- the LOC127100727 gene encoding uncharacterized protein LOC127100727, with amino-acid sequence MFHHINNIIHHYIQFLFMELQQSFLAKIIPVLVRNGDSEPLSKRSNMSETSNDFCYHPESFKKLVEMELPCNESVEDKLCWLRSQMIGNDAEFDSSVGRRKLVYADHTASGRSLCYNENIIVNHLLPFYGNTHTCDSYVGSRTTKMLHEATEYIKKCLGGGEGDAIIFCGSGTTSAVKRLQEVMGIAVPSILRERMMRCLGEEERWVVFVGPHEHHSNLLSWRQSLAEVVEIGLDDKGLLDMEALKLQLEAYKDSNRPLLGSFSACSNVTGIYSDTRAIARLLHQYNGFACFDFAASGPYVEIEMRSGKNDGYDAVFISPHKFLGGPDSPGVLLMNKALYQLRSAPPSTCGGGTVTYVNGFNEKDTLYMENIEERENGGTPPIIQTVRAALAFWVKEYIGYKEIEKREHIYITKALKRLVSNPNIKILGNLHAKRQAILSFLIYSTTNSCLSTDRNCQEQESELNLWQEMGNQRGKPLHGPFVAALLNDLFGIQARGGCACAGPYGHELLNINKSQSLAIRSAVQQGYIGVKPGWTRVSFPYYMSEEDFEYILSAIEFLALYGQRFLPLYTFNLRNGSWRMKTEKFEALHKEENCNISNHLLGNNLEEVNTNVGVKQQDVVVRRSQSYFDMAKYIANSLPKFPPQGILQEDIDYDTLYFRV; translated from the exons ATGTTTCATCACATTAACAATATCATACATCACTATATTCAGTTCTTGTTTATGGAGCTACAGCAATCATTCTTAGCAAAAATCATACCTGTGTTAGTTCGAAATGGAGACTCCGAGCCTTTATCCAAAAGAAGCAACATGTCAGAAACATCTAATGATTTTTGCTACCACCCTGAGTCATTTAAGAAGCTGGTGGAAATGGAGTTGCCTTGTAATGAATCTGTTGAAGATAAACTGTGTTGGTTGCGGTCTCAAATGATAGGTAATGATGCGGAGTTTGATTCTTCGGTTGGAAGACGGAAACTAGTCTATGCTGATCATACGGCTTCTGGCCGCAGCCTTTGTTACAATGAAAATATCATCGTCAATCATCTTCTTCCTTTCTATG GTAATACTCATACTTGCGACAGTTATGTTGGAAGCCGGACGACGAAAATGCTGCATGAAGCAACGGAGTATATTAAGAAATGCTTAGGTGGTGGAGAAGGTGATGCAATCATTTTTTGTGGTTCAGGAACGACTTCGGCCGTCAAGAGGCTACAAGAAGTAATGGGAATTGCAGTGCCTTCTATTTTGAGGGAGAGGATGATGAGGTGTCTtggggaagaagaaagatgggtGGTTTTTGTTGGACCACATGAGCATCATTCAAATTTACTTTCTTGGAGGCAGAGTTTGGCTGAGGTTGTAGAGATTGGACTTGATGATAAAGGGTTGCTTGACATGGAAGCTTTAAAGCTACAGCTTGAAGCTTATAAAGATAGTAATAGGCCTTTGTTGGGATCTTTCTCTGCTTGTAGTAATGTTACTGGAATTTACTCGGATACGCGTGCGATTGCTAGGCTTCTTCATCAATACAATGGATTTGCATGTTTTGATTTTGCAGCAAG TGGTCCTTATGTGGAGATTGAGATGAGATCAGGGAAGAATGATGGGTATGATGCTGTGTTCATCAGTCCACATAAGTTTCTTGGCGGTCCCGACTCTCCCGGAGTGCTTTTGATGAACAAGGCTTTGTATCAGTTGAGATCTGCACCTCCATCCACTTGTGGAGGCGGAACTGTCACTTATGTTAATGGCTTCAATGAAAAG GACACATTATACATGGAGAACATAGAAGAGAGGGAAAACGGGGGCACACCTCCTATAATCCAGACGGTGAGAGCAGCATTGGCGTTTTGGGTGAAAGAATACATTGGCTACAAAGAGATTGAAAAAAGAGAACACATATACATTACCAAGGCACTTAAGAGACTTGTATCCAACCCCAACATTAAGATTTTGGGAAACTTGCACGCCAAGCGACAAGCTATACTATCATTTCTCATCTATTCAACCACCAATTCTTGCTTATCAACTGATAGAAATTGCCAAGAACAAGAAAGTGAACTTAATCTATGGCAAGAAATGGGGAATCAAAGAGGTAAACCACTTCATGGCCCTTTTGTTGCAGCATTGCTCAATGACCTTTTTGGCATTCAAGCTCGAGGCGGGTGTGCTTGTGCTGGACCTTATGGACATGAATTACTCAACATCAATAAATCTCAATCACTTGCTATTAGATCAGCAGTTCAACAGGGCTATATTGGAGTGAAACCTGGTTGGACAAGAGTTAGTTTTCCCTATTACATGAGTGAAGAGGATTTTGAGTACATCCTAAGTGCAATAGAGTTTTTAGCTTTATATGGTCAAAGGTTCCTTCCTCTATACACCTTCAATTTGAGGAATGGAAGTTGGAGAATGAAGACAGAAAAATTTGAGGCATTACACAAGGAAGAGAATTGCAACATTTCTAATCATTTATTGGGAAACAATCTAGAGGAAGTAAATACAAATGTTGGAGTTAAACAACAAGATGTGGTTGTGAGAAGGAGCCAATCTTATTTTGATATGGCCAAATATATTGCTAATAGCCTTCCTAAATTCCCTCCTCAGGGTATATTGCAAGAAGACATTGATTATGATACCCTCTACTTCAGAGTTTGA